A window of Sphingobacterium sp. lm-10 contains these coding sequences:
- the mraZ gene encoding division/cell wall cluster transcriptional repressor MraZ encodes MTELTGEYICKLDAKGRMVVPALLKKQIPNIEQEGLIVNRGFEKNLVIYPRSEWSKMMKQLSRLNKFKAENRNFIRKFMSGATELTLDSANRVLLPKSLMEYAEISGELMLACQFDRIEVWSKSVYLETLGEMSEDDFATLGEKVMGGLDIGDLENE; translated from the coding sequence ATGACCGAACTAACAGGAGAATATATATGTAAGTTGGATGCCAAAGGTAGAATGGTAGTTCCTGCGTTGCTCAAAAAACAAATACCCAATATTGAGCAAGAGGGGCTTATTGTGAACCGTGGTTTCGAAAAAAACTTGGTGATATATCCTCGTTCGGAATGGTCGAAAATGATGAAGCAGTTATCGCGTTTGAATAAGTTTAAAGCGGAGAACAGGAATTTCATCCGGAAGTTTATGAGTGGTGCTACCGAGTTGACGCTGGATTCAGCCAACCGGGTATTGCTTCCTAAAAGCCTGATGGAGTATGCAGAGATCAGCGGTGAGCTGATGTTGGCTTGCCAGTTTGATCGCATAGAGGTTTGGTCCAAATCTGTTTACCTAGAGACATTGGGAGAGATGAGTGAAGATGATTTTGCCACTTTGGGTGAAAAAGTAATGGGTGGATTAGATATAGGAGACCTGGAAAATGAGTAG
- the rsmH gene encoding 16S rRNA (cytosine(1402)-N(4))-methyltransferase RsmH, whose product MSSLVYHVPVMLQECIAALNIKPNGVYVDVTFGGGGHSREILKHLGPEGRLFAFDQDPDALQNAIDDPRFRLVHQNFKFLKNSLRLEGVRQVDGILADLGVSSHQFDDAERGFSIRYEANLDMRMDQVSDLNATQILNTYAEEELHRIFGMYGEIQNAKSLAKTIATARLTKAVTSVLQLKETIKSLVPRGKEHKYHAQVFQALRIEVNKELEALQEFLEQTVPVLKNEGRLVVMSYHSLEDRLVKNFIAKGKFKGEVEKDFFGNEIKPFQVISRKAIVATDQEVQQNNRARSAKLRIAQRVEKGEADGQK is encoded by the coding sequence ATGAGTAGTCTAGTATATCATGTGCCTGTGATGCTGCAGGAATGCATAGCAGCGCTGAACATAAAGCCTAATGGCGTGTATGTAGATGTCACCTTTGGTGGTGGCGGACATTCCAGAGAAATTCTGAAACATCTTGGGCCGGAGGGTCGTCTATTTGCCTTTGATCAGGATCCGGATGCGCTTCAAAATGCAATTGATGATCCGAGATTTCGGTTGGTACATCAAAATTTCAAGTTTTTGAAAAATAGCTTACGACTGGAAGGTGTGCGGCAGGTAGATGGTATTCTTGCGGATCTTGGCGTGTCCTCCCATCAGTTTGATGATGCCGAACGGGGGTTCTCTATTCGCTACGAAGCGAATTTGGATATGCGTATGGATCAGGTGTCTGATCTGAATGCGACGCAGATTCTCAATACCTATGCAGAAGAAGAGCTGCACCGCATATTTGGTATGTACGGCGAAATTCAGAACGCCAAGTCTTTGGCTAAGACGATCGCAACAGCACGTCTTACGAAAGCGGTGACATCAGTTTTGCAATTGAAAGAGACGATCAAATCATTGGTACCAAGAGGTAAAGAGCATAAATACCATGCGCAGGTCTTTCAAGCCTTGCGTATTGAAGTAAATAAAGAGTTAGAAGCATTGCAGGAGTTCTTAGAACAAACTGTGCCCGTGCTTAAAAATGAAGGTCGGTTGGTGGTGATGTCCTATCATTCTTTAGAGGATCGTTTGGTGAAGAATTTTATAGCCAAGGGTAAGTTTAAAGGAGAGGTGGAGAAGGATTTTTTTGGTAATGAGATCAAACCTTTCCAGGTGATTAGCCGGAAGGCAATCGTGGCGACAGATCAAGAAGTGCAACAGAATAACCGGGCTCGGAGCGCCAAATTGCGCATCGCACAACGGGTAGAAAAGGGTGAAGCAGATGGCCAGAAATAG
- a CDS encoding FtsL-like putative cell division protein encodes MARNRIKNGELSEEVQEEMSDELEEKVEETQNFLRSVFSSNPLSTYLVTRNLPFIAFVALLGLVYISNRHLAENTVRRIDRLGKDVKELGWDYKSLHAELMKLTTQTEIAKRADTLGLTERTEPPIKIDLVKKDK; translated from the coding sequence ATGGCCAGAAATAGAATTAAAAATGGCGAGCTAAGTGAAGAAGTTCAGGAGGAGATGTCCGATGAACTGGAGGAAAAGGTCGAAGAGACCCAAAATTTCCTCCGTTCTGTATTCTCAAGCAATCCGCTTTCTACTTATTTAGTGACAAGAAACCTGCCCTTTATTGCGTTTGTCGCTTTATTGGGCTTAGTATATATCTCTAACCGGCATCTGGCAGAGAATACCGTACGTAGAATCGACCGGTTGGGCAAAGATGTAAAAGAGTTGGGTTGGGATTACAAGTCGCTTCATGCCGAGTTGATGAAGTTGACGACACAAACAGAAATTGCGAAGCGCGCCGATACCTTGGGATTGACCGAGCGTACCGAACCGCCGATAAAAATAGATTTAGTAAAAAAAGATAAATAA
- a CDS encoding penicillin-binding protein — translation MNIRKSILIRVYLAFGLMVFGALLVFGKLLHVQYVDGDKWQTIADSLTIKERVVEAARGNIYSNDGSLLATSVPEYTIRFDAMAIPEENSDVFQSRVDSLAARLSQFFGDKSARQYLTQLKEARAKGQRYMLLKRNVSHQDLKELKTFPLLKTFKEGRSRFSGGLIAVQENKRILPFTNLAARTIGYRNEEYRVGLEGAFGDYIEGKSGMQMMQRIAGGVWVPVSREVEIAPVDGSDIIATIDVNMQDMAQRALEKQLIQSNADNGCVILMEVETGEIRAIANFTKDTDGVYREKFNYAIAQGADPGSTFKLASYLAALDDGYVDTTTVIDIGNGTYKVPSHTIRDSHAPKKSRVSVQEAFEESSNVAVTKMIHTHYGNNPGKFINKLHSWGLNKPLGLQIPGEGDPWVKTPESRSWSKLSLIQMAYGYEMKLTPLQTLTLYNAVANDGKMIAPLFVKEIRNLGNTVERFEARVINKQIASEEAIDKMQGMMRSVMTNGTGKRLRSPLYNAAGKTGTAQMADGSRGYGARRYQSSFAGYFPAEKPKYSMIVVIRNPRNGYYGGSVAGPVFKELADMVYANDLSLHAKFETRKVNSKGDKTPHTLVGSKEASAKVYAWMGLQVNDWAALTRPVKDSAQRSTNAFTETQFTEGVVPSVLGMGLMDAIYAMENAGFKTSVKGKGRVVSQSLLAGQKLTAGSKVLLELN, via the coding sequence ATGAACATTAGAAAGTCCATCTTGATTCGTGTGTACCTGGCCTTCGGGCTAATGGTGTTTGGCGCCCTATTGGTGTTTGGCAAGCTGCTGCATGTGCAATATGTAGATGGTGATAAATGGCAGACTATTGCCGATTCACTCACCATAAAAGAGCGAGTGGTGGAGGCTGCGCGTGGGAATATCTATTCCAATGATGGTAGTTTGCTGGCGACTTCGGTACCTGAATACACCATACGCTTTGACGCCATGGCTATCCCAGAAGAGAATAGCGACGTGTTTCAGTCTAGAGTAGATTCTTTGGCGGCACGTCTTTCACAATTTTTTGGTGATAAATCGGCGAGACAATATTTGACGCAACTGAAAGAAGCCCGTGCTAAGGGGCAGCGATACATGCTATTAAAAAGAAATGTATCGCATCAGGACTTGAAGGAATTAAAGACATTTCCATTATTAAAAACCTTTAAAGAAGGACGCAGCCGTTTTTCTGGCGGCTTGATCGCAGTGCAGGAAAACAAACGCATTTTACCATTTACCAACTTAGCCGCACGTACCATCGGTTACCGCAATGAGGAATATAGAGTGGGGTTGGAAGGCGCCTTTGGTGATTATATCGAAGGAAAAAGCGGCATGCAAATGATGCAGCGCATCGCTGGTGGTGTTTGGGTGCCGGTTAGTCGGGAAGTAGAAATTGCGCCAGTAGATGGTTCTGATATCATTGCAACCATTGATGTGAACATGCAGGACATGGCACAGCGCGCTTTAGAAAAGCAATTAATTCAGAGCAACGCAGATAATGGCTGTGTGATCCTAATGGAAGTAGAAACAGGAGAAATCCGTGCTATTGCCAACTTTACCAAAGATACGGACGGTGTATACCGTGAGAAATTTAATTACGCCATAGCACAAGGAGCGGATCCAGGTTCGACCTTTAAGCTAGCTTCTTATTTGGCAGCGCTGGATGATGGTTATGTAGATACGACCACCGTCATTGATATTGGTAATGGTACCTACAAAGTACCCTCACACACCATTCGTGATTCGCATGCGCCGAAGAAATCCCGAGTAAGTGTACAAGAAGCTTTTGAAGAATCCTCAAATGTGGCGGTGACGAAAATGATTCATACACATTACGGCAATAATCCGGGCAAATTCATTAACAAGCTACACAGTTGGGGCTTGAATAAACCATTGGGTTTACAGATTCCGGGTGAGGGTGATCCATGGGTAAAAACACCAGAAAGCAGATCCTGGAGTAAGTTGTCGCTTATCCAGATGGCTTACGGTTATGAGATGAAGCTGACGCCATTGCAGACATTGACGCTGTATAATGCAGTGGCCAACGATGGTAAAATGATCGCTCCGCTATTCGTAAAAGAGATTCGCAATCTGGGAAATACGGTAGAGCGTTTTGAGGCGCGCGTGATCAACAAACAAATTGCGTCGGAAGAAGCAATCGACAAAATGCAGGGCATGATGCGCAGCGTCATGACCAACGGAACCGGAAAACGCTTGCGTAGCCCGTTGTATAACGCCGCCGGAAAGACCGGTACTGCGCAGATGGCCGATGGATCGAGAGGATATGGTGCGCGTCGTTATCAATCTTCTTTTGCCGGATATTTTCCAGCAGAGAAGCCTAAATACAGCATGATTGTGGTAATTCGCAATCCACGGAACGGCTATTATGGTGGTTCGGTTGCGGGGCCAGTATTCAAAGAATTGGCTGATATGGTCTATGCGAATGATTTAAGTCTGCACGCCAAATTCGAAACGAGGAAAGTCAATAGTAAAGGGGATAAGACGCCACACACATTGGTTGGTTCTAAAGAAGCATCCGCCAAAGTGTACGCTTGGATGGGGTTGCAGGTAAATGATTGGGCGGCGTTAACGCGTCCGGTAAAAGATAGTGCACAACGTAGTACAAATGCATTCACCGAAACCCAGTTTACAGAAGGCGTCGTGCCGAGTGTGCTGGGAATGGGATTAATGGATGCCATCTACGCGATGGAAAACGCTGGATTCAAAACTTCGGTAAAAGGAAAAGGACGCGTCGTGTCCCAATCGCTATTGGCCGGACAGAAGCTAACGGCAGGTTCTAAGGTTTTATTAGAATTAAATTAA
- a CDS encoding UDP-N-acetylmuramoyl-L-alanyl-D-glutamate--2,6-diaminopimelate ligase: MILKDLLHAVPVKEYKGQLDIEVTGLCFDSRAVVDGNLFIAVRGSHTDGHLYIQKAIDLGASTLLVEEWPKEIQDHITYVLVDDSSYALGLVAANYYGNPSQHLKLVGITGTNGKTTVATLLYNLFIGLSYQVGLLSTVENRISGRVIPTTHTTLDPISLNKLLREMVEEGCDYCFMEVSSHAVVQQRIAGLRFAGGIFTNITHDHLDFHETFDNYIKAKKKFFDDLDREAFALSNTDDRNGAVMLQNTVAYQKTYALKGLADFKMRIVESHFDGMLLHLDGQDVWVKLVGHFNAYNLLAVYGAAILLEQETMKVLTAISNIIGAEGRFEAMRSPQGQIGIVDYAHTPDAVENVLDTVAGLRQAGQQIITVIGCGGDRDKTKRPTMAKVAALKSDTVILTSDNPRSEDPLQIIREMEAGIPSDRRKGVFSIADRREAIRAACHLAQPGDIIVVAGKGHEKYQDINGVKHHFDDKEQLASAFNEQ; encoded by the coding sequence ATGATATTGAAAGATCTACTTCATGCTGTTCCGGTTAAGGAATATAAAGGACAACTCGACATCGAGGTGACCGGCCTGTGTTTTGATTCCCGCGCGGTGGTGGATGGCAACTTATTTATTGCCGTTCGTGGCAGTCATACTGATGGACATTTGTACATTCAAAAAGCAATTGACTTAGGTGCAAGCACTTTATTGGTAGAAGAATGGCCGAAAGAAATACAAGATCACATCACCTATGTTTTAGTTGATGATTCTTCGTATGCACTGGGTTTGGTGGCGGCAAACTATTATGGTAATCCGTCTCAACACTTGAAGCTAGTGGGTATTACGGGCACTAATGGAAAGACAACAGTAGCCACGTTATTGTATAATCTATTCATCGGGCTGAGCTATCAGGTAGGGCTACTATCTACGGTAGAAAATCGAATATCTGGCCGCGTTATACCGACCACGCATACCACCTTGGATCCCATCTCTCTCAATAAATTATTGCGCGAGATGGTAGAGGAAGGTTGCGACTACTGTTTCATGGAAGTGAGTTCGCATGCCGTCGTTCAGCAACGTATTGCCGGTTTGCGTTTTGCGGGTGGTATTTTTACCAATATCACACACGATCACCTGGACTTCCACGAAACTTTTGATAATTATATTAAGGCAAAAAAGAAGTTTTTTGACGACCTGGATCGAGAAGCATTTGCACTCAGTAATACGGATGATCGCAACGGTGCAGTGATGCTTCAAAATACGGTGGCCTATCAGAAAACCTATGCTTTAAAAGGATTAGCGGATTTTAAAATGCGCATCGTAGAAAGCCATTTTGATGGTATGCTATTGCACCTAGACGGTCAAGATGTTTGGGTAAAACTAGTCGGGCACTTTAATGCCTATAACTTATTAGCGGTATATGGGGCTGCAATTCTGTTGGAACAGGAAACGATGAAAGTCTTGACCGCCATCAGTAATATTATCGGAGCCGAAGGAAGATTTGAAGCGATGCGCTCTCCGCAAGGCCAAATTGGCATTGTGGATTATGCACATACGCCCGATGCGGTAGAAAATGTATTGGATACGGTAGCGGGCTTACGCCAGGCAGGGCAACAGATTATTACAGTAATCGGTTGTGGTGGCGATCGCGACAAAACGAAACGACCAACTATGGCGAAAGTAGCCGCCTTAAAAAGTGACACGGTTATTCTCACTTCTGACAATCCGCGCAGCGAAGATCCTTTGCAAATTATCCGGGAGATGGAGGCAGGTATTCCATCTGATAGACGTAAAGGGGTGTTTAGCATTGCAGATCGCCGGGAAGCGATTCGGGCAGCTTGTCATTTGGCGCAGCCAGGAGATATTATTGTTGTGGCAGGCAAAGGACATGAAAAGTATCAGGATATCAATGGTGTGAAGCATCATTTTGATGATAAAGAACAATTAGCAAGCGCATTTAACGAGCAATAA
- the mraY gene encoding phospho-N-acetylmuramoyl-pentapeptide-transferase, translating to MLYYLFTWLNEHMHIPGAGLFQYISFRTAMAVIVSLIITTVFGSRLIQLLHRKQVGETVRDLGLAGEKQKQGTPTMGGLIIIAGILIPTLLFAKLDNIYIIIMIITTVWMGAIGFLDDYIKVFRKNKEGLAGRFKVIGQIGLGIFIAVTMYFHPSIVVREQVTNPSSSVPVAVVINPSTGEKTYVEDVKSTKTNIPFYKNNEFDYAKTLSFLGLSGTWITFGMILLVIVFIVTAVSNGANITDGIDGLATGTSAIMGITLAILAYVSGNVIFSEYLNIMYIPNSGELVIFAGAFIGACTGFLWYNAYPAQVFMGDTGSLTIGGIIAAFAILIRKELLIPVLCGVFLIENLSVIMQVSYFKYTKKRFGEGRRIFLMSPLHHHYQKKGYHESKIVTRFVIVSIILAILTIVTLKVR from the coding sequence ATGTTATATTATTTATTTACCTGGTTAAACGAGCATATGCACATCCCTGGAGCGGGACTGTTTCAGTATATCTCTTTCCGTACGGCTATGGCGGTGATTGTCTCGTTGATCATTACCACCGTATTCGGTAGTCGGCTTATCCAATTGCTGCATCGTAAGCAAGTGGGTGAAACGGTGCGTGACTTAGGTTTAGCCGGAGAAAAGCAAAAACAAGGCACGCCGACGATGGGTGGTTTGATTATCATTGCTGGTATCTTAATTCCTACGTTGCTTTTTGCGAAGTTGGATAATATCTACATCATCATCATGATCATTACCACGGTATGGATGGGAGCGATCGGTTTTCTGGATGATTATATTAAGGTCTTTCGTAAAAATAAAGAAGGACTTGCCGGTCGTTTTAAAGTAATCGGACAGATCGGTTTGGGGATCTTTATTGCTGTTACGATGTATTTTCACCCGAGCATTGTGGTGCGTGAGCAAGTGACCAATCCTTCTTCTTCCGTGCCTGTAGCGGTAGTGATCAATCCATCTACCGGAGAGAAAACATACGTCGAGGATGTAAAATCTACCAAGACCAACATTCCCTTTTATAAAAATAATGAGTTTGATTATGCTAAAACCTTGAGTTTTCTCGGACTTTCGGGCACCTGGATTACCTTCGGTATGATCTTACTGGTGATCGTGTTTATTGTAACGGCGGTATCCAACGGGGCTAATATTACCGACGGTATTGATGGATTAGCCACGGGTACATCCGCCATTATGGGAATTACGCTGGCGATTCTAGCCTACGTTTCGGGCAACGTAATTTTTTCGGAATACCTGAATATCATGTATATCCCAAACAGTGGTGAGCTGGTGATTTTTGCAGGTGCTTTCATTGGTGCCTGTACAGGATTTCTTTGGTACAATGCCTATCCCGCACAGGTATTTATGGGTGATACGGGAAGCTTGACCATTGGAGGTATCATTGCGGCATTTGCCATTCTAATCCGGAAGGAGTTATTGATTCCGGTGCTTTGCGGTGTTTTCCTCATCGAGAATCTTTCGGTGATTATGCAGGTGTCTTACTTCAAGTACACAAAGAAGAGATTTGGCGAAGGCCGACGCATCTTTTTGATGTCGCCATTGCATCATCATTATCAAAAGAAAGGATACCATGAGTCGAAGATTGTGACACGCTTCGTGATCGTATCCATCATATTAGCCATTTTGACCATCGTAACCTTAAAAGTTAGATAG
- the murD gene encoding UDP-N-acetylmuramoyl-L-alanine--D-glutamate ligase — protein MPNIEHSYYPQSGRVVILGGGESGVGAAILAKDQGFDVFVSDMAILADHFKATLTQEAIAFEEGQHTEAAILNADLVIKSPGIPEKAPLIQQLRKTSIPVISEIEFAAQYTDATLCCITGSNGKSTTTMLTYEIFRHAGVNVGVAGNIGQSFALQVAREPREVYVLELSSFMLDDMHHFRAHIAILLNITPDHLDRYNYDMDAYVDSKFRIIQNQQAADYFIYCADDEEIAKGLKRHKTLAMPLPFTQQQHSTLEQGAFIDEQRNLIINIPKREPFTMSIEELSLQGKHNVYNNSAAGLAAKAQQLRNSVMKESMQSYVNIAHRLEHVACIGGVTYINDSKATNVNSVWYALESFSPDIVLIMGGVDKGNDYDMLRDLVKSKVKAIICIGKHNGRIHEAFESDTEVIVNSASMGDAVEIASHIAKKGDTVLLSPACASFDWFKNYEDRGDQFKDAVMAL, from the coding sequence ATGCCAAATATTGAACATAGCTATTATCCGCAATCCGGTCGTGTCGTCATCTTAGGTGGCGGTGAGAGTGGTGTGGGTGCCGCTATCCTTGCCAAGGATCAGGGGTTTGACGTGTTTGTTTCAGATATGGCTATCCTCGCCGATCACTTTAAGGCTACCTTAACACAAGAGGCTATCGCTTTTGAAGAGGGGCAGCACACAGAAGCAGCTATTCTGAATGCGGATCTGGTGATCAAAAGCCCGGGTATCCCAGAGAAAGCACCGCTGATACAGCAACTGCGCAAAACCAGTATTCCGGTGATCTCGGAAATTGAATTTGCTGCGCAATATACAGACGCTACGCTATGTTGCATTACGGGATCAAATGGTAAATCGACCACCACGATGTTGACTTACGAGATCTTCCGTCATGCAGGAGTGAACGTGGGTGTTGCCGGTAATATCGGGCAGAGTTTTGCTTTGCAAGTAGCACGCGAGCCAAGAGAGGTGTATGTGTTGGAGCTTTCCAGCTTTATGCTGGATGATATGCATCATTTTCGCGCACACATCGCTATCCTGCTCAATATTACGCCGGATCATCTGGATCGCTACAATTATGATATGGATGCCTATGTGGATTCGAAATTCCGCATCATCCAAAATCAGCAAGCTGCAGATTATTTTATCTACTGCGCAGACGACGAGGAGATCGCAAAAGGATTGAAGCGCCACAAAACGCTAGCGATGCCTTTGCCCTTTACACAACAACAACACAGCACCCTAGAACAGGGAGCATTTATAGACGAACAAAGAAACTTGATTATTAACATACCTAAACGGGAACCATTTACGATGAGTATTGAAGAACTATCACTCCAGGGTAAGCATAATGTATACAATAATTCTGCAGCAGGATTAGCCGCTAAAGCGCAGCAATTGCGCAATAGCGTGATGAAAGAAAGTATGCAATCCTATGTCAATATTGCGCATCGCTTGGAGCATGTGGCGTGTATTGGCGGCGTTACCTATATCAACGATTCCAAAGCGACCAATGTGAACTCCGTGTGGTATGCCTTGGAAAGTTTCTCACCCGATATCGTATTAATCATGGGCGGTGTAGATAAAGGTAATGACTACGATATGCTACGCGATCTGGTGAAGAGCAAAGTAAAGGCCATCATTTGCATCGGTAAACACAATGGTCGCATCCACGAAGCGTTTGAGTCCGATACAGAAGTGATCGTAAATAGCGCTTCTATGGGAGATGCCGTAGAGATCGCTTCGCATATCGCTAAGAAAGGGGATACCGTATTGCTATCTCCGGCTTGTGCGAGCTTTGACTGGTTTAAGAATTATGAAGATCGTGGTGATCAATTTAAGGATGCCGTAATGGCGCTTTAA
- a CDS encoding FtsW/RodA/SpoVE family cell cycle protein, translated as MTIEQIFSKLKGDKWIWIIVIILSGWSLLAVYSSVGTLAYKEGKGTELYLFKHFAIIAVGLLLMYLSHKLDYRYYAGISKMLMIITIPLLLATLLFGDSINQANRWLTIPVINQSFQTSDLAKLALITFLARMLSRKQEDIKDVKKSFVPIMGAVCAVFVLIAVANMSTAVMLFGVSVLLLLIGRISFKQIMIVCIGCSILLMLVAFLGPRRATYMSRIEGFFHTEEVIGGSGAVPFQEDKNFQANNSKIAIATGGFFGKGWGNSVQRNVLPHPYSDFIFAIIIEEYGTVGGFFLLTLYLALMYRIIRIVTLSPRAFGAFLAAGLGFSLTIQALANMAVAVGLGPVTGVPLPLVSMGGTSILFTSVALGIILSVSRNVEELKGREELNDVVKPRRVVVGSI; from the coding sequence ATGACAATAGAACAGATTTTTTCAAAACTCAAGGGAGACAAGTGGATCTGGATAATCGTGATTATCCTGTCTGGCTGGTCTTTGTTGGCGGTATACAGCTCTGTAGGTACGTTGGCCTACAAAGAGGGTAAGGGTACCGAACTCTATCTGTTTAAGCATTTTGCGATCATCGCTGTGGGTCTGTTGCTGATGTACCTTTCACACAAATTGGATTACCGCTACTATGCCGGTATATCCAAGATGTTGATGATCATTACCATTCCACTGCTATTGGCCACACTGCTATTTGGTGATTCTATCAACCAGGCCAATCGTTGGTTGACCATTCCGGTAATCAATCAGTCCTTCCAAACTTCCGATTTAGCGAAGTTGGCATTGATCACTTTTCTGGCTCGGATGCTATCCCGCAAGCAAGAAGATATTAAGGATGTGAAGAAGTCTTTCGTGCCGATTATGGGAGCTGTTTGTGCGGTGTTTGTACTCATTGCAGTAGCCAATATGTCGACCGCCGTGATGTTGTTTGGCGTAAGCGTGCTGCTATTACTGATTGGTCGTATTTCCTTCAAGCAGATTATGATCGTGTGCATAGGCTGTAGTATCTTATTAATGCTGGTCGCATTTTTAGGCCCACGTCGTGCTACCTACATGAGTCGTATCGAAGGATTTTTTCATACAGAAGAAGTGATTGGCGGAAGCGGTGCAGTGCCTTTCCAAGAAGACAAAAACTTTCAGGCGAACAATTCAAAGATTGCGATTGCAACTGGTGGATTTTTTGGCAAAGGCTGGGGTAATAGTGTGCAACGTAATGTACTACCTCACCCATATTCTGACTTTATCTTTGCGATCATCATCGAAGAATATGGCACGGTGGGCGGATTTTTCTTACTGACTTTGTACCTCGCATTGATGTATCGTATTATTCGGATCGTCACGTTGAGTCCACGCGCCTTTGGTGCTTTTTTGGCAGCAGGATTAGGATTCAGTCTTACCATTCAGGCATTAGCCAATATGGCAGTTGCTGTAGGTTTAGGCCCGGTAACAGGTGTGCCGCTGCCTTTAGTGAGTATGGGAGGTACATCCATCTTATTTACCAGCGTGGCATTAGGCATTATATTAAGCGTGAGCCGAAACGTAGAAGAATTAAAAGGAAGAGAAGAATTGAATGATGTCGTGAAGCCGCGTCGTGTGGTAGTGGGCAGCATATAA
- the murG gene encoding undecaprenyldiphospho-muramoylpentapeptide beta-N-acetylglucosaminyltransferase — translation MANKVIISGGGTGGHIFPAIAIANALRQLQPNVEILFVGANGKMEMERVPAAGYEIVGLDIQGFNRQSLWKNLALPFRLIASMWKARQVLRQFGAQAAVGVGGYASGPLLIVANMIGIPTLIQEQNSYAGLTNKRLSKKAQRICVAYQNMEQFFPQEKIMLTGNPVRRSSVQIDGKREEAIHAFGLDTTKKTVLITGGSLGAKTLNDCLTEGLERLLAENVQIIWQCGSYYYDKLSKELEARLTDEVKLLPFLERMDYAYAAADFIVARAGAGTISELAIIGKPVVLVPSPNVADDHQTKNALALSEHKAAIMVSDLSARMHLVDELIKLIHDEATAYELGERIQKMALLDADVIIAQEVLKMIK, via the coding sequence ATGGCAAACAAAGTGATCATAAGCGGTGGAGGCACGGGAGGACATATCTTTCCGGCAATTGCTATTGCAAATGCCTTGCGGCAGTTGCAGCCCAACGTGGAAATTCTGTTTGTGGGTGCCAATGGTAAAATGGAGATGGAGCGCGTCCCGGCCGCAGGTTATGAAATAGTAGGTCTGGATATACAGGGATTCAACAGACAATCCCTATGGAAGAATCTGGCCTTACCATTCCGACTGATTGCCAGCATGTGGAAAGCACGGCAAGTGCTTCGCCAGTTTGGTGCGCAGGCAGCGGTAGGTGTTGGTGGATATGCCTCTGGACCGTTGCTGATCGTGGCGAACATGATCGGTATTCCAACGTTGATTCAGGAGCAAAACTCCTACGCCGGTTTGACGAATAAGCGATTAAGCAAAAAAGCCCAACGCATTTGTGTGGCTTACCAAAATATGGAACAATTTTTTCCGCAGGAAAAAATTATGCTTACCGGAAATCCGGTACGTCGTTCGTCGGTGCAGATCGATGGTAAGCGAGAGGAAGCAATCCATGCTTTCGGACTGGATACGACGAAAAAAACGGTATTGATTACCGGAGGTAGCTTAGGCGCCAAAACATTGAATGATTGCCTAACCGAAGGTTTAGAGCGGCTGTTAGCCGAAAATGTGCAAATCATTTGGCAGTGTGGTAGTTACTATTATGATAAGCTGTCGAAAGAATTAGAAGCAAGATTGACGGATGAGGTGAAGCTATTGCCATTTTTGGAGCGCATGGATTATGCCTATGCGGCAGCAGATTTCATAGTAGCCCGAGCAGGAGCCGGCACTATTTCAGAATTAGCAATAATTGGCAAGCCCGTTGTTTTGGTGCCATCGCCCAATGTAGCGGATGATCACCAAACTAAAAATGCTTTGGCTTTATCAGAGCACAAGGCCGCCATCATGGTAAGTGATCTGAGTGCGCGGATGCATTTGGTCGACGAATTGATCAAACTGATTCATGATGAGGCGACGGCCTATGAGCTAGGCGAGCGCATTCAAAAAATGGCGTTATTGGATGCGGATGTGATTATTGCACAAGAGGTTTTAAAGATGATAAAATAA